Proteins from a genomic interval of Capsicum annuum cultivar UCD-10X-F1 chromosome 4, UCD10Xv1.1, whole genome shotgun sequence:
- the LOC124897669 gene encoding uncharacterized protein LOC124897669, with the protein MSKVAKVDQRVKEYLQEAGYEKWDRCHSPVNRGRMMTSNIAECINGCLVETRKLPTLGFLEEVRILFPAWNCKNNEITSYTNSTLGRRFEEILTHNGVKSLRMTVKPAGSYLYCVYDSGRRYIVDIERGTCNCGRYQIDEIPCPHGISVLKSKKVDVKDYGRYCSELYRPQTIVKTYELPIVPMPDKKDWNVPCYVDDEEVLPPKYRRPPVGQKKEGI; encoded by the exons atgtcAAAGGTTGCTAAGGTTGATCAAAGAGTTAAGGAATATCTGCAGGAAGCTGGGTATGAAAAATGGGATCGATGTCACTCTCCTGTAAATAGAGGTAgaatgatgacttcaaatatagCCGAATGTATTAATGGTTGTTTGGTTGAGACTAGAAAACTTCCTACTCTAGGTTTCCTAGAAGAAGTTAGAATCTTATTTCCTGCATGGAATTGTAAGAACAACGAAATTACATCGTATACAAATTCAACTCTTGGCAGAAGATTTGaagaaattctaactcataatgGTGTTAAATCTTTGCGGATGACG GTTAAACCGGCAGGGAGttatctttattgtgtttatgattCGGGACGGAGGTACATTGTAGATATTGAGCGTGGCACGTGCAATTGTGGCCgatatcaaattgatgaaataccttgtccacatggaATTTCcgtattaaaaagtaaaaaagtgGATGTAAAGGATTATGGTCGTTATTGCTCTGAATTGTACAGGCCACAAACCATAGTGAAGACATATGAACTCCCGATAGTTCCAATGCCAGACAAGAAGGATTGGAATGTTCCATGTTATGTTGATGATGAAGAAGTTTTGCCGCCCAAATATCGAAGACCTCCTGTAGGCCAAAAAAAGGAAGGCATCTGA